In Afipia carboxidovorans OM5, the sequence GCGAGAGCGTTTCCCGTTTCACAATCAGTCTTTCACTTCGATCTTCTCGACGAACACCCGGATGGTCCCACCACAGGACAGACCGACCTTCCACGCCGCCTCATCGGCGACCCCGAATTCAAGCAGCTTCGGTTCCCCGCTCGCAATGACATCGAGAGCCTCGGTGATCACCGCACCCTCGACGCACCCGCCGGACACCGAGCCCAGAAACACGCCGTCCGCCCTGACAGCGAGGTTCGAGCCCGCCGGGCGAGGCGCCGAACCCCAAGTTTTTACGACTGTTGCCAGCGCTGCGCTATGGCCGGCTTTGACCCAACCTTCTGTCGTCTGCAGAAGGTCCTCATCACGCTCCAACATGATTTGTTCCAGCCGCCCTCCCCGATGATATCCTGCGCTTCGAGTCACGCCACAGATACCCTCTTCCACATCAACTATATAAGCCGCCGACGCAATTGGATATACAGCTATAACTACTTGTTAAAGCTAGCAGATATGCCATTTGCCAAAGCCGGTGAGAGACTTTCGCCATGCCTATGATCGACACCGGGGACTGCCTCATCAACGTCTCGGTGGAAGGACGCGACGGCGGGCCGACGCTGATGCTCTCCAATCCGCTTGGGGGGACGCTGGCCGTCTGGGACCCGCAGATCGCCGCCCTCACCCGGTTCTTCCGCGTCATCCGCTATGACCGGCGCGGCCATGGCAAGTCCGGCGCCCCTCCGGGACCCTATAGCATCGCGGATTTCGGGCGCGATGCGCTCGCGATCCTCGACGACCTCAACATCGCCCGGGTGCATTGGTGCGGCCTCTCGATCGGCGGCGCGGTCGGGCAATGGGTCGCAGCGAACGCTCCGAAGCGGATCGACCGGCTGGTGCTGTCGAACACCACCTGTCATGTCCCCGATGCCGCGCCCTGGCATGCGCGGATCAAAACGGTCACTGAGAAAGGCCTCGACGCCATCGTCGACGGCGTCATGGCCGGCTGGTTCACCGATGAGTTCCGCGACCGCGACCCGGAAGCGGTGAACCGCATCCGCACCATGTTCGTCTCCAATCCCGCCGCCGGCTATGCCGCAAGCTGCGCCGCGCTGATCGGGCTCGATCTGCGGGATCTCCTGCCAAGCATCAAGGCGCCAACGATGGTGATCGCTGGGCGCTACGACATGTCCTCATCGGTGCAGATGGCCGCAACGATCCGTGCGGGAATTCCGAATGCGTGCCTGACCATTCTGGAGGCGGCGCATCTCTCCAATATCGAAGCGGCCTACGGTTTCAACGAAGCCGTGACGGGCTTTCTCACGCAGCAATAGAGAACCGGATCAAGCCGGCCGGCCGGCAGGGAATACGCGCTCCGGCACGTTGATCGTGCGCGGCGCTTCATGCGCACTGCCTTCGACGATCATCACGATGCCTGCTGCCAGCAGCAGCAAAAGTTCGGTCGCGTGCAGCCTGACGGCAGCCGCCTCACCGACGAGCGACGCCGCCACCATGCAGCCGAAACAAAGGAGGCTGCCGAAGACGAGCGCAAAGCCGAGCGCTTCCTCCGCGCCGCGCTTATGGGAGAGCGCTTCGCGAATGACGAGCAGCAGAAACGTGAAGAAAAACGCCACGACCAGAACGCGCGACAATGCAAACAGCCACGCGAAGCGCGCGAGCCCCAGCGCCGACCACGCAAGGTGATCGCTGGCGAACATCGCAGGTGCGATATTGGCGGGTTCATACATCCCGCGAACGGGCGACATCACAATGCGAAGCGCGGCAATGGTCCAGGCCGGGATGAAGTAGCAGGCGAGCATTATTCCGTTGAATATGCCAAGCCGCCATTCCTTCATCGCCCACCCCTTCGCGCCCCTGAGAAGGCCTCTAGCGCAGGTGCCACGCAGGCCAGGAGCGGGCAATATAAACCGTCTGTTTACGTTAACGGGCTGGGCCAATGGCCGAGACCAAGAAAAAAACCCCGTGCGAAACGGGGTTTTCCTCAAGTTTTTCAGTGAAGTTTTCCACAGCCGGCTAGTGGCCGCCTTTTTGACCACTCTTCTGGCCGCCTTGCTGGGAGCCCTGCTGCTGTTGCTGCTGGCCACCCTTCTGGCCACCGCCCTGCTGTTGCTGGCCGGGCTTCTGGTTCTGCTGGGACTGCTGGTTCTGGTTCGACATAGGAAATCTCCTGTTGAACGCCCCCTCAATTGCCATCCGCAAACTTCGTTCCGAACGAAATCAGGTTCCGTCTCAGGAATGCGTGATCCCGCGATATCCTCCACAACACCGCATCAGACACGCCGCCGCAGTTGCCGCACCCGGTTCCCGCTGATAAAAAATGTCCCATTCCAACGTCTTGGCTGCCGGAGCCGGTGACGCCGAACGACAACGCCAACACGGCAGCCGATGGATTATTTCGCCCAGCAACTCATCAACGGACTGGTTCTCGGCTCGATCTACGGGCTGATCGCGATCGGCTACACGATGGTCTACGGCATCGTTGGCATGATCAACTTCGCCCACGGCGACATCTTCATGATCGGCGGCTTCATTGCGCTGATCTCGTTTCTGGTGCTGGTCTCGCTCGGCATGACTGCCGTGCCGCTCGTGCTGTTGCTCGTCGTGCTGATCGCGATGGCAATCACCGCACTCTATGGATGGACGGTCGAGCGGATCGCCTATCGGCCGCTACGCCAATCCTTCCGCCTCGCGCCAATGCTCTCGGCCATCGGCATGTCGTTCGTGCTGTCGAACTTCTCGCAGGTCGCCCAGGGCGCACGCGTCAAGCCGGTGCCGCCGATCGTGACCGGCGGCTATACGCTCTTTGAGAGCAACGGCTTCGTGGTGCGACTCTCCAACATCCAGATCATCGTCGTGCTGACGACCGTGGTGTTGCTCGCAATTTTCTCGTGGGTGGTGACGCGCACGCGGCTCGGCCGCGACATGCGTGCCTGCGAGCAGGACCAGACGATGGCATCACTGCTCGGCGTCGATGTCGACCGCACCATCTCCATGACCTTCGTGATCGGCGCCGCGCTCGCCGCCGTCGCGGGCATGATGTACCTGCTCTATTATGGCGTCGTCGATTTCTTCATGGGCTTCGTCGCCGGCATCAAGGCGTTCACCGCTGCGGTTCTCGGCGGCATCGGCTCGCTGCCCGGCGCCATGCTGGGCGGGCTCGCCATCGGCCTCATCGAGACGCTGTGGTCGGCTTATTTCTCATCCGAATATAAGGACGTCGCCGCCTTCTCGATCCTGATCGTCGTCCTGATCTTCATGCCGACCGGGCTGCTCGGCCGTCCCGAAGTCGAAAAAGTCTGAGCGGCCGCGTGACCGACCAGACGCTCCCCGCACCCAAACCCAAACGCGCTCCGCACACCGGTGCGGCCTTCATCCTGAAACGGGCGTCGCTTAGTGCCGCCATCGCGCTGGTGCTGTTCTCGCTGATGATCGGCATCCGCACCGACGCGGGCCCGACCGGACAACTGATCTATTGGACGCGGTTCGGCGACCTCGCGATGATGGTGGTGCTGGTCTTTGCGGGCAGCATCCTCGTCGAGCTTGGTCGGCAATGGTTTTCCGCACGGCATCATGCGCCGATCCTGCCCGAAAGCGCCAAGCGCGGCCTGACGACCCTCGGCCGCCTTGTCGTACCCGCGCTTCTGATCTTCGCATGTCTGGCTCCGGTGATTTTCTACAATCAGCGCTACATGCTTGATCTTAGCATTCTGGTTCTCACCTACATTATGCTCGGCTGGGGCCTGAACATCGTCGTCGGCCTCGCGGGCCTGCTCGATCTCGGCTACGTCGCGTTTTACGCGGTCGGCGCCTATTCCTACGCGCTGCTGTCAACCACCTTCGGCCTGTCGTTCTGGGTCTGCCTGCCGCTCGCCGGCATCCTCGCCGCATTCTGGGGAATCCTGCTCGGCTTTCCGGTGCTGCGCCTGCGCGGTGATTATCTCGCCATCGTCACGCTGGCGTTCGGCGAGATCATCCGCCTCGTGCTGCTGAACTGGCAGCATGTCACCGGCGGCCCCAACGGCATTTCGGGCATTCCGCGCCCGAGCCTGTTCGGCATTCCATTGACGCCGGGGCCGAACGGCCTCGCCGCGCAACTCGGCATTCCGTTCTCGCCGACGCACCGCCTCGTGCTGCTGTTCTACATCATCCTCGCGCTGGCGTTGCTGACCAACTGGGTCACGATCCGCCTGCGCCGCCTGCCGATCGGCCGCGCATGGGAAGCGTTGCGCGAAGATGAGATCGCCTGCCGTGCACTCGGCATCAACACCACGACGACGAAGCTCACCGCCTTCGCCATCGGTGCGATGTTCGGCGGCTTTGCTGGCGCATTCTTCGCCACCCGACAAGGCTTCATCAGCCCGGAGTCGTTTACGTTCCAGGAATCCGCGCTGGTGCTGGCGATCGTCGTGCTCGGCGGCATGGGCTCGCAGCTCGGCGTCGTGCTATCCTCGCTCGCGCTGATCGGCGGGTTCGAGCTGTTCCGCGGCTTCGAGCAATTCCGCATGCTGGCCTTCGGCGGGGCAATGGTGCTGCTGATGATCTGGCGACCACGCGGCCTGATCGCGCATCGCGATCCGACCCTGTTTCTCGGCAAACCAACCACGGTCTCCTCCGAGCTTGTGAAGGAGGGCCGATGACCGCGCCCGCCTCCATCCTCGAAGTGCAGCACCTCTCGATGCGCTTCGGCGGCATCGTTGCCGTCAACGATCTGTCGTTCGACGTGCGCCGCGGTGATATCACCGCACTGATCGGCCCGAACGGCGCGGGCAAGACCACGGTGTTCAACTGCATCACCGGCTTCTACAAGCCGACCACCGGCATGCTGCGGCTCACGCATGCGGACAGCCGCGAATTCCTGTTGGAGCGGCTTCTTGACTACCGTGTTTCGAAAGTCGCGAAGGTCGCGCGCACATTTCAGAATATTCGCCTGTTCGCGGGCATGACCGCGCTCGAAAACCTGATGGTCGCGCAGCACAATCGCCTGATGCGCGCGTCCGGCTTCAGCTTCCTCGGCCTGCTCGGTGCACCGACATTCCACACCGCCGAACATGATGCGATCGAACGCGCACGCTACTGGCTCGACCGCATCGGCCTCACCGCTCGCGCCGATGATGCAGCGGGCAGCCTGCCCTATGGCGATCAGCGCCGGCTCGAGATCGCGCGCGCGATGTGCTCGGAGCCCGCGCTGCTCTGCCTCGACGAGCCAGCCGCCGGCCTCAACGCGCGCGAGGGCGAGGCGCTGAGCGAGCTTCTGCTGGCGATCCGTAAAGAACACGGCACATCCATTCTTCTGATCGAGCACGACATGTCGGTGGTGATGGAGATCGCCGACCGCATCGTGGTGCTCGACTATGGCGTGAAGATCGCCGAAGGCACGCCGCGCGAAATTCGCGACGACCCGAAGGTGATTGCCGCCTATCTCGGCGCCGACGAGAAAGCCGCCATCGAAGTCATGGAGCAGGACGCATGAGCGAGGCGCCTCTCCTTGCGATCCGCGGGTTGCGCGCCGCCTATGGCAATATCGAAGCGCTGAAAGGCATCGACCTCGATGTTCAGAGGGGCGAGATCGTCGCGCTGATCGGTGCGAATGGCGCAGGCAAATCCACACTGATGATGACGATCTTCGGCCGCCCCCGCGCGCGCGACGGCGAGATCATCTTCGACGGCGAGGACATCACCCACACGCCGACGCATCGACTCGCGGGCCTGCGTATCGCGCAATCGCCCGAGGGACGACGGATATTTCCGCGCATGAGCGTTGCCGAAAATCTGCAGATGGGCGCCGACGCCGCGCATGTCAGCGAGAGCGAGCACGCTGCAGACCTCGAACGCGTGCTGACGTTGTTTCCACGCCTCAAGGAACGCCTGACGCAGCGCGGCGGCACGCTGTCCGGCGGCGAGCAGCAGATGCTGGCGATCGGGCGCGCGCTGATGAGCCGCCCACGGCTGTTGCTGCTGGACGAGCCGTCGCTCGGTCTCGCGCCACTCATCACCCGCCAGATCTTCGATGCCATCCGCACCCTGAACGAAACCGACGGCCTCACCGTGCTGATCGTCGAGCAGAACGCCAACCACGCGCTTCGGCTGGCCCATCGCGGCTATGTCATGGTCAACGGCCTCATCACCATGTCGGGGGTGGCAAGCGAACTGCTGGAGCGGCCGGAAATCCGCGCGGCCTATCTCGAGGGGGGCCGCCACTGATGACGGCTCTCTATATCAACGAGGCCTGGTGGCAGGCTGTTATTCTCACCCTTATCCTCGGAGGCGGCGGCGCGTGGCTTGCCGGGCGTGCCATTGCCCGTACCTGGCGCGGCATGCATATCGCCATTCTGGCTACCATTCCGATGGCGATGGCGGTGCGCTTCGTGCATTTCGCGCTGTTCGATGAACCGCTGCTTGCCCCGCTGCCATGGGTTGTCGAAGCGGCCATTCTGCTGAGCTTGATCTGCCTTTCCTTTCAGCACACCCGCGCGCGGCAGATAGTGCGGCAATATTATTGGCTTTATGAACCCCACGGCCCGCTCGGCTGGAAACTGCGACAAGATGCACCGCAGCAACCAAACCCTGCGTAAAATTATCAGTGACGCGGCGGCCCAGAACGACTTGGCGGCCCGGCCGTTCGCCACTAACCTCCCGCCCCATCTTCAATTGTCCATCGAGGGAATGACTCGCATGATCCCAACCCGCTTGCTCGCCGTCACCTGCGTGGCGCTGTTCGGCTTTTCGGCGCAGGCCACGGCTCAAACCATCCCGGTCGCCGTCGCCGGCCCCATGACCGGCGGCGAATCCGCTTTCGGCCGGCAAATGCGCAACGGCGCCGAACAGGCGGTTGCGGACCTCAACGACGCAGGCGGCGTGCTTGGCAAGAAGCTTGCGCTGCAGATCGGGGACGATGCCTGCGATCCGAAGCAGGCTCGTTCCGTAGCGGAGAAGCTCGCCAATTCGGGCACGGTGTTCTCGGCCGGACATTACTGCTCGTCCTCCTCGATCCCGGCCTCGGAAGTTTATGCCGACGGCAACGTTCTTCAGATCAGCCCCGGTTCGACCAACCCGCTTCTGACCGAGCGCAAGCTGTGGAACGTGCTGCGCGTCTGCGGGCGTGACGACCAGCAGGGCAGCGCCGCCGCAAAGTATCTCATCAAGAATTACGCCGGCAAGAACATCGCGATCCTCAACGACAAGACCACCTATGGCAAAGGTCTCGCGGACGAGACCAAGAAAGCGCTCAACGCAGGCGGCGTCCAGGAGAAGCTGTTCGAGTCCTACAACAAGGGCGACAAGGACTTTAATTCCATCGTGTCTCGCCTGAAGCGCGAGAACATCGATCTCGTCTATGTCGGCGGTTATCATCAGGAGGCAGGCTTGATCCTGCGCCAAATGCGCGATCAGGGCCTCAAGACGGTGATGATGGCAGGCGATGCGCTGAACGACAAGGAATTCGCCTCCATCACCGGCCCGCTTGCCGCCGGCACGCTGTTCACCTTCGGCCCCGACCCGCGCAACCGTCCGGATGCGAAGGCTATCGTCGACAAGTTCAAGGCGAAGAATATCGATCCGGAAGGCTACACGCTCTACACCTACGCAGCTTTCCAGGTCTGGTCGCAGGGCGCAGCCAAGGCCGGCACCACCGATCCGCAGAAGGTGATCACCGCTATCAAGGCCGGTGAGTGGAATACGGTGATCGGCCCGCTGTCGTTCGATGCCAAGGGCGACATCAAGCAGACCGGCTACGTCGTCTACAAGTGGGACGACAAGGGCGGCTACGCCGAGTTGACCAACTAAACGAGTGGTCAGGCTCTCTCCTTCGGGAGAGGGCCTTTACCCGATGCTTTGCAGCGCCGGGAACGTCTCCAGCAGCCACACACCGAAGCTCGACACCGCGCCGGTCAAGAATGCGATGCCGACAAGGATCATCAGCACGCCCATCACGCGCTCGACCGTCGGAAGATAACGCCTGAGCCGCGCGAGCATCGAAGACGAGCGCTCGATCAGAACCGCGGCGAGCAGGAACGGAATGCCGAGCCCCGCGGAATAAACCGCAAGCAGCAGCGCGCCCTTCTGCACCGTATCCTCCGAAGCCGCGACCGACAGGATCGCCGCGAGCACCGGGCCGATGCAGGGCGTCCAGCCGAATGCGAAGGCAAGGCCCATCACATAGGCGCCCCACAGCCCCATCGGCTTCGAAACCGTAAGGCGGCCCTCGCGCATCAGGAATCCGATCCGCGTCAGGCCGAGGAAATGCAGCCCCATCACGATGATGACGATGCCGGCCACGATCGACAGTTCGGCCGACCAGCGCCGCAGCGCGCCGCCGATGACACTCGCGCTTGCACCGAGCCCGACGAACACCGTGGAGAAGCCGAGCACGAACAGGAGCGCGCTCAGCAACACCGCGCGGCGCGACGCCGCAGGTTTCTCGCCACTCGCGACCTGCTCGACCGTCGCTCCGGTGAGATAGACGAGATAGGCCGGCACCAGCGGCAACACGCAGGGCGATAGAAAACTGACAAGGCCCGCGAACAGCGCCGTGGGGATGGAAATGCTCTGAATCATGGGGCTAGATGCCTCTATCGTCCGTGGAAAGGCAAGGTCTCACTTTTACGTGTGATCGATTCCGTGCCAGTAACAAAAGGCGCACGCGCTTTAAGGATTCGCGGGATTTCCGGTTCAGGAGACCATGATGACGAGAAATCTGCTCACCGATGTCGCAGGCATCAGCGTCGGCAATGCCCATGATGAGGCTCTCGCCTCCGGCGCGACCGCGATCCTGTTTGAAACACCGGCAGTTGCAGCGCTCGACATCCGCGGCGGCGGACCCGGCACGCGCGATAGCGCCCTGCTCGATCTCGCCAACACCGTCGAGCGGATCGACGGGCTCGCACTGTCCGGCGGCTCTGCCTTCGGACTGGAAACCGGCGGCGGCATACAGGCCTGGCTCGCGGCGCAGGGGCGCGGCTTTGCCATCGGCGATGCGCGGGTGCCGATCGTGCCAGGCGCGGTGGTGTTCGATCTTCTCAACGGCGGCAACAAGAAATGGGGCCGCTTCTCGCCCTATCGCGATCTCGGCTTCGCCGCTGCGGAGAACGCCACAACGGACGACTTTGCGCTCGGCAATGCCGGCGCGGGTTATGGTGCGACCACCGCCAACTATAAAGGCGGGCTCGGCTCCGCTTCTACCACCGTGCTTGACGGCATCACGGTTGCGGCGCTTGCCGTTGTCAACGCGGTCGGCACCGTGACTGTCGGCGACGGTCCGTGGTTCTGGTCCGCGCCGTTTGAAGAGAACGGCGAGTTCGGGGGCCGCGGCCTGCCGCCCGCCTTCACACCCGACATGCGGACGGCAAGGCTCAAAGGCGCGGACAACGCGCGCGCCGGCGAAAACACCACGCTCGTCGTCGTCGCAACCGATGCCGCTCTGACCAAGCCGCAGGCTCGCCGCCTCGCAATTCTTGCCCAGACCGGATTCGCCCGCGCGATCTATCCCGCCCACGCGCCGCTCGACGGCGACATCGTGTTCGCCGTATCGCTTGGGGATAAACCGGTCGAGCCGCTCTATGGCCTGACGCAACTCGGCATGTTCGCAGCAAATGTCGTTGCACGAGCCATTGCCCGCGGCGTCTACGAGGCACATGCCCTGCCCTTTGCCGACACTTTGCCGGCCTGGCGCGATCGCTTCGGCACATGACACGCTCATTGCATCTCCTAGCTGCAGTGCAATAACATATATTTCGTTTACATCTTAATTTGGAAGCCGTAAGAGACAACCGCGTTTTCGTGGAGTCGCAAATGGCTTTCTTTCTGCGCAGTCCGGGTAGTGGCTGGCGGATTTATCTCGCTGCAGCTGTTGCCGGCATCAGTGTAGGCGCCGTTGCCGCCATCGCGCTGACACGGCTGCCGCCCCTTACCACCCATCGCATCACGACTGAGCTCAACAGCGCGGCGACGACTGTGCCGAAGCCAATCGCAAATCTGCCGGACCTGCCTGACCTGCTAACCTTCAAAGCCCCACAACCATGGGCTGTTGTCGGCGGCTCGCTCTTGCAAAGCGGCTTGCCGAGGCTTGCCGTACCGGCTTTCGAGCGTGCGATCGCAAAAGATCAAACCAACATTTCGCTCCGCGTCGCACTCGGCGAGGCACTTGCGCTGTCGCAGAATGGCGAGATCAGCGAGCGTGCGCGCATCGAGTTTGAAAGCGCGCTGCAGTCCGATCCAAACGATCTGGTCGCGCGATTCTATATGGCGCGCTGGATGCTGCAGAACGGCCGCGCGAAGCCCGCACTCGTCAAGTTTGTCGGCTTGATGCGTACCGTCGGCAACGATCCGCTCTGGTACGAACGGTTGTGGCAGATTATGCCTGAAGCCGCCGAGCAGGTCGGCATCAGCCGACTCACGCTCGAGGCGTTGTGCGTTGCAGGGATGTGAGATCATGAAACGTCGCCTCACGACGCTATGATAAATGTCACTGTATCGCTAAAAGATGTATTTTAAATATTGCTTTGACTCAACAACAGTGACAGAGTTCCGGCCATCAAGTTCGATTTGGGGATCGATATGAAACGTCTTTCCACATCTTCGGGGGCCTAACAGGAAGCGCCCGGCGGCTCCTCCCCTCTCCCCGCCGGGCGTTTTCTGCGGCTTCGCTCTTAAACATCTATAAATGTATCTTAAAGGCCCGCTATGACTGGCAATGGACGACTCTTGCCTATTCAAACCCTGGTTTCTGCTGCGCTCGTATCCGGACTGACACTGTTCGTCTCTCCGGCTCTCGCCGAGACTCGCCACTTCTCGATGACGATTGAGGACACCGTCCTCACACTGGTGGACAAACAGACCTTCCACACCTTCTCATTCAACGGCCAATCACCGGGACCGCTGATCCACGTCACTGAAGGCGACGATCTCGAAATCGAAGTCGAGAACCAGACGACGCTGCCGCATACGATCCATTGGCACGGCATGTTCCAGCGCGGAAGCTGGAAGAACGACGGCGTGCCGGACACGACGCAGCCCGCGATCGCACCAGGTGAAACCTTCACCTATCGCTTCAAGGCCGAGCCTTCGGGGACGATGTGGTACCACTGCCACGTCAACGTCAACGAGCACGTTGCGATGCGTGGCATGTGGGGACCGCTGATCGTCGACCCGAAAGATCCGCCGGCGGTCGAGAAGGAAGTCACCAAGGACTACATCATGATGTTCTCCAGCTGGGTCTCCAGTTGGGCGAACAAGCCCGGTCAGGGCGGCATTCCGGGCGATGAAGCCGACTACTTCACCATCAACGGCAAAGCCTTCCCCGACACGCAGCCGCTGCGCATTAAAGAAGGCGACGTCATCCGCATTCGCCTGATCGGCGCGGGCGACGAGATTCACTCGATCCACCTTCACGGCCATGACTTCGAAGTCTACGCCAAGGACGGCCGCCCGCTCGCCAACCCCTACCTTGCTGACACGATCCTGTTCGGCCCAGGCGAGCGCTACGACCTCATTCTGCGCGCCGATAATCCCGGCATCTGGATGGTGCACGACCATGTCGACCGTCACACCGTGAACGGCAAGTCGCCGATGGGCGGCATGATGACGACGATCGAGTACCAGGAAATCCCGGTGAAGGAGCAGTCCTTCTACAGCTGGAAAAACAAGCAATTCGTGCCGGACTTCTACTACGAGGAGTCGCTGAAGAAGCCGCTCGGCATGCACGAGAGCTCCGCGTTCAAAGGAGTACCGGCACCGTAGTGCCGATTGAGGAAACCAAGATGAAAAACAAACTGCCTTTGGCAACTGCGGTCATCACCGCAGCTCTGCTCAGCACGGCACACGCCGCCGACAAGCTCGACGCCAGTTGCGCCTCGTGCCACGCACTCACCAAGCCGACCGATACGTCGATCGAGCGCATCATCAACCGCAAGGGGCCGGACCTCTGGTACGCCGGCAGCAAGTTCAACGCCGACTGGCTTACGGCCTGGCTGCAGGATCCGAAGCCGATCCGCCCGGCGGGCTACCCCTACTTCAAGGTCATCAAGGAAGGGCCCGAACACGATGTGCCGGATGCCTCCAAGATAACGGCGCACCCCAAGCTTGCGAAAGCGGCGGCTGAAAGCGCCACCGCTGCGCTGATGGCGTTGAAGACACCGGACCTCGTGCCCGCGGGTGCGTTCAAGGGTGATGCTGCCGGCGCGCGAATGGGTGCGCTTGCCTTCACCAAGCTGCGTGGCTGCATCACCTGCCACCAAGGCGAAGACGGCAAGGGCGGATTCTCCGGCCCCGAACTCACCAATGCCGGC encodes:
- a CDS encoding c-type cytochrome; translated protein: MKNKLPLATAVITAALLSTAHAADKLDASCASCHALTKPTDTSIERIINRKGPDLWYAGSKFNADWLTAWLQDPKPIRPAGYPYFKVIKEGPEHDVPDASKITAHPKLAKAAAESATAALMALKTPDLVPAGAFKGDAAGARMGALAFTKLRGCITCHQGEDGKGGFSGPELTNAGARLQPDFIAAYTADPQRFDPHIWMPTLTLKDQDIQRLTAYLSVQGRGDKK
- a CDS encoding multicopper oxidase domain-containing protein — encoded protein: MTGNGRLLPIQTLVSAALVSGLTLFVSPALAETRHFSMTIEDTVLTLVDKQTFHTFSFNGQSPGPLIHVTEGDDLEIEVENQTTLPHTIHWHGMFQRGSWKNDGVPDTTQPAIAPGETFTYRFKAEPSGTMWYHCHVNVNEHVAMRGMWGPLIVDPKDPPAVEKEVTKDYIMMFSSWVSSWANKPGQGGIPGDEADYFTINGKAFPDTQPLRIKEGDVIRIRLIGAGDEIHSIHLHGHDFEVYAKDGRPLANPYLADTILFGPGERYDLILRADNPGIWMVHDHVDRHTVNGKSPMGGMMTTIEYQEIPVKEQSFYSWKNKQFVPDFYYEESLKKPLGMHESSAFKGVPAP